Proteins found in one Triticum urartu cultivar G1812 chromosome 4, Tu2.1, whole genome shotgun sequence genomic segment:
- the LOC125554627 gene encoding cysteine-rich receptor-like protein kinase 40, translating into MNTEDDKQTVLSTLPKDLPLDFLKTITDQFSDNRVIGKGAFGTVYTGTMPDGQTIAVKKLAENAPIARDRIFNNEVQNIMAYRHENIVKLVGFCHEGQKKVVLNNGRYIVSDVYEGLLCYEYLPKGSLQRNLFDKPIDMAWDVRFKIIKGICDGLHFLHSIPLIHMDLKPQNILLDDNMTPKISDFGLSRLFGKEQTRANTQNVVGSYGYIAPEYLYRGEISTQSDIYSLGLLIIEITTGEKNTPKQNEPSAREFIERVRQNWTEGHIASIYQLNPNALQEVTVCIEIGLECVDVDWKKRPSIESNVERLGRCCANLVSTTSMRT; encoded by the exons ATGAATACTGAAGATGACAAGCAGACTGTTCTAAGCACGTTACCCAAGGACCTACCTCTAGACTTCTTGAAGACCATCACAGATCAGTTCTCAGACAACCGGGTTATCGGTAAAGGTGCATTTGGAACAGTTTATACG GGAACTATGCCTGATGGGCAAACGATTGCTGTGAAGAAGCTTGCGGAAAATGCGCCGATTGCACGCGACAGAATATTTAATAACGAAGTTCAAAACATCATGGCTTACCGACATGAAAATATAGTCAAGTTGGTTGGGTTTTGCCATGAAGGACAGAAGAAAGTAGTACTGAACAATGGGCGATATATTGTCTCAGATGTTTACGAAGGTCTACTTTGTTACGAATATTTACCTAAGGGAAGCCTTCAGAGGAACCTCTTTG ATAAACCCATCGATATGGCATGGGACGTCCGCTTCAAGATAATTAAGGGGATATGCGATGGTTTACATTTTCTTCATAGCATTCCTCTTATCCATATGGATTTGAAGCCTCAAAATATATTGTTGGATGATAACATGACGCCGAAAATATCGGATTTCGGACTTTCCAGGCTATTTGGCAAAGAACAAACACGTGCGAATACACAGAATGTTGTGGGATCATA CGGATACATAGCTCCAGAATACCTATACAGAGGTGAAATCTCCACTCAGTCAGACATTTACAGTTTAGGCTTATTAATCATCGAGATTACCACTGGCGAGAAGAATACCCCCAAACAGAACGAACCATCAGCAAGGGAATTTATTGAAAGA GTACGTCAAAATTGGACAGAAGGGCACATAGCATCCATATACCAGTTAAATCCAAATGCCCTCCAGGAAGTAACAGTATGCATTGAAATTGGTCTAGAGTGTGTGGACGTTGATTGGAAGAAGAGACCTTCCATCGAAAGCAATGTTGAGAGGCTCGGTAGATGCTGTGCAAACCTG GTCTCCACCACTTCCATGCGAACGTGA
- the LOC125550805 gene encoding cysteine-rich receptor-like protein kinase 36 has protein sequence MNTEGNGQSVLSTLPKELPLDFLRTITNQFSEDRVLGTGTFGTVYTGIMPDGQHIAVKRLAENAPLPRDKAITNEVQNIMALKHDNIVKLVGFCHEGQKRVVLNNGRYIVADVFESLLCYEYLPKGSLLKNLFDRSNSMAWDTRFKIIKGICNGLLFLHRIPIIHMDLKPENILLDDNMNPKIADFGLSRLFGQEQTRANTQNVVGSYGYIAPEYLYRGEISAQSDIYSLGLLIIETTTGEKNQPKQNEPSARDFIENVRQNWTDGRIASRYSTLKANDLQEIKVCIKIGLECVQIDRKKRPSIENIVQRLDGRCAN, from the exons ATGAACACCGAAGGGAACGGGCAGAGTGTTCTAAGCACATTACCCAAGGAACTACCGTTAGACTTCTTGAGGACTATCACAAATCAGTTCTCAGAGGACCGTGTTCTTGGTACAGGTACATTTGGAACAGTTTATACG GGAATTATGCCAGATGGACAACACATTGCCGTGAAGAGGCTTGCCGAAAATGCTCCCCTCCCACGTGACAAAGCAATTACCAATGAGGTTCAGAATATCATGGCTCTCAAACATGACAACATAGTAAAGCTGGTTGGGTTTTGCCATGAAGGACAGAAGAGAGTGGTACTGAACAATGGGAGGTATATTGTTGCAGATGTTTTTGAAAGCCTACTCTGCTATGAGTATTTACCCAAGGGAAGCCTTCTGAAGAACCTTTTTG ACAGATCCAATAGCATGGCTTGGGACACACGCTTCAAAATAATCAAGGGGATCTGCAATGGTTTACTTTTCCTTCATAGGATTCCCATTATCCATATGGACCTCAAGCCCGAAAATATATTGTTGGATGACAACATGAACCCAAAAATCGCGGACTTTGGACTTTCCAGGCTCTTTGGCCAAGAACAAACGCGGGCGAACACACAGAATGTTGTGGGATCATA CGGATACATAGCTCCAGAATATTTGTACAGAGGTGAAATCTCCGCCCAGTCGGACATATATAGTTTAGGCCTACTAATCATCGAGACTACCACTGGTGAGAAGAATCAACCCAAACAGAACGAACCGTCAGCAAGAGATTTTATTGAAAAT GTACGTCAAAATTGGACAGACGGGCGCATAGCATCCAGATACTCAACGTTAAAAGCAAATGACCTCCAGGAAATAAAAGTATGCATTAAAATTGGTCTAGAGTGTGTGCAGATTGATCGGAAGAAGAGACCTTCCATTGAAAATATTGTTCAGAGGCTCGACGGACGCTGTGCAAACTGA